A single Phycisphaerae bacterium DNA region contains:
- the deoC gene encoding deoxyribose-phosphate aldolase, which produces MTQSTAEKRIAIGADHGGFPLKEKLKRFLVDRGYVIDDCGTYDAAACDYPTFAGAVASRVSEGSAWRGIVIDGAGIGSCMTANKFPRVRAAMCYDLSSAANSREHNNANVLTLGAGLIGASLAEQIVELWLAKDCTVDRHLKRVAIIDEIERRVLGGDRPVPSKAAAHPADSAQTQHEHDSGRADAKPRAAPIENTMNKASGDSLLPAELSNADFERIAERIVQIMGGTLRATCRCASCGPTCCEHCAVKDPAAVRELIAHGASRIGHGLGGGRVDKEVAKFIDHTLLKPEATRQQIDQLCREAAEYGFASVCVNPTYVKQCASLLKGTSVKVCTVIGFPLGTHVADIKSLETRRAIRDGAREIDMVINIGALKSGDDELVFQDIKAVTDACIDGRAICKVIIECALLTDNEKVRACLAAKRARAEFVKTSTGFATGGATARDVALMAEVVRGTRMSVKAAGGIRNFEDLKAMIAAGASRIGASAGVAIVQAAKGLTVSGSDAAPAKSGAGAEKY; this is translated from the coding sequence ATGACCCAATCGACCGCTGAAAAACGAATCGCCATCGGAGCCGATCACGGCGGATTTCCGCTGAAGGAGAAGCTCAAGAGATTTCTTGTCGATCGGGGCTACGTGATCGACGACTGCGGCACATATGACGCCGCCGCCTGCGACTACCCGACATTCGCCGGAGCCGTCGCCTCCCGCGTATCGGAAGGCTCCGCATGGCGCGGCATCGTCATCGATGGAGCCGGCATCGGATCCTGCATGACCGCCAACAAGTTTCCCCGTGTGCGCGCGGCGATGTGTTATGATCTGTCGTCGGCCGCCAACAGCCGCGAACACAACAATGCCAACGTGCTGACACTCGGCGCGGGGTTGATCGGCGCCTCCCTGGCAGAGCAGATTGTCGAACTCTGGCTGGCCAAAGACTGCACGGTCGATCGCCACCTCAAGCGGGTCGCGATCATCGATGAGATCGAGCGTCGCGTGCTCGGCGGCGATCGTCCCGTCCCCTCAAAGGCCGCCGCCCATCCGGCGGATTCCGCGCAGACGCAGCACGAACATGACTCCGGTCGTGCGGACGCCAAACCACGCGCCGCCCCAATCGAGAATACAATGAACAAAGCATCGGGCGATTCGCTACTCCCTGCCGAACTTTCCAATGCCGATTTCGAACGCATCGCCGAGCGCATTGTACAGATTATGGGCGGCACGCTTCGAGCCACATGCCGCTGCGCGAGCTGCGGACCAACATGCTGCGAACACTGCGCCGTCAAAGACCCGGCGGCTGTCCGAGAATTGATCGCCCACGGCGCATCCCGCATCGGTCACGGCCTGGGCGGCGGCCGTGTCGATAAGGAAGTCGCAAAATTCATCGATCACACGCTGCTCAAGCCCGAGGCCACGCGCCAGCAGATCGACCAGCTTTGCAGAGAAGCGGCTGAGTATGGCTTTGCGTCGGTCTGCGTGAATCCCACCTATGTGAAGCAGTGTGCCAGTCTGCTCAAGGGAACAAGCGTCAAGGTCTGCACGGTCATCGGCTTTCCGCTCGGAACCCACGTCGCTGACATCAAATCGCTCGAAACCCGCCGGGCCATTCGCGACGGAGCCCGAGAGATCGACATGGTCATCAACATCGGCGCACTCAAGAGCGGCGACGATGAGCTGGTCTTCCAGGACATCAAGGCTGTCACCGACGCTTGCATCGACGGTCGCGCCATCTGCAAGGTCATCATCGAATGTGCGCTACTCACCGACAACGAAAAAGTGCGAGCCTGTCTCGCAGCGAAACGGGCGCGCGCTGAGTTCGTCAAAACGAGCACCGGCTTTGCAACCGGCGGCGCAACGGCACGCGATGTTGCCCTCATGGCCGAAGTCGTTCGCGGCACTCGCATGAGCGTCAAGGCGGCCGGCGGCATACGCAATTTCGAAGACCTCAAGGCAATGATCGCCGCAGGCGCGTCACGCATCGGCGCGAGCGCGGGCGTGGCGATTGTGCAAGCGGCGAAAGGACTCACCGTCTCCGGAAGCGACGCCGCACCGGCAAAGTCCGGCGCCGGCGCGGAGAAGTACTGA
- a CDS encoding aldehyde dehydrogenase has protein sequence MLHIPILRNGRPYSSVDSVEIVHHATGEPVARVSQANSGMLSRDIACMDHGVLDAFSVTALMDMTRRAGDLFMTADLPLGDGKQSFDDYITQLSATTGMPISYCRSNAGKIHRMFAEIDTVVKGLTRGFPLEILDTGHGQVAGHTLSFFRVANCLGAVLPSNSPGVHSLWIPAIALKTPVVLKPGREEPWSPYRIIQAFIAAGIPEDAFGFYPTDHAGAAELLRCCERSMLFGGSDTTRPYENDPRVELHGPGYSKIILGPDAADDWEKYIDIMAQSIAANGGRSCINASGVWTPRNGRVIAEALSDRLAKAEALPAEDPRAEIAAFANPRMAEMISLSIDSQLKNGAIDVTAAKRGGPRLVQKGRLAWLLPTIVWIEPGTPASGASSSAAVDLQDEPSWKHPLANKEFLFPFAAVVECPAQVIPEAIGDTLVGTVISRDPAFLRAMRSTPHIDRLNLGPIPTYQLSWDQPHEGNLFEHLYRQRAFQAILA, from the coding sequence ATGCTACACATTCCGATACTACGCAACGGAAGACCATACAGCTCCGTCGATTCTGTCGAGATCGTCCATCATGCCACTGGTGAGCCGGTCGCCCGCGTGTCGCAGGCCAATAGCGGCATGCTCAGCCGGGACATCGCCTGCATGGACCACGGCGTGCTCGATGCCTTCAGCGTCACAGCATTGATGGACATGACCCGACGCGCCGGCGACCTTTTCATGACCGCCGATCTGCCTCTGGGCGATGGAAAACAATCGTTCGACGACTACATCACGCAATTGTCCGCCACCACTGGCATGCCGATCAGCTATTGCCGCTCCAACGCGGGCAAGATTCATCGCATGTTTGCGGAAATCGATACAGTCGTGAAAGGGCTCACGCGCGGCTTTCCGCTGGAGATTCTGGACACCGGTCACGGACAGGTCGCAGGCCATACGCTCAGCTTCTTCCGGGTTGCGAACTGTCTCGGGGCGGTGCTGCCGAGCAACTCTCCCGGTGTTCATTCACTCTGGATTCCGGCGATTGCATTGAAAACGCCCGTCGTCCTCAAGCCGGGCCGAGAGGAGCCCTGGTCGCCTTACCGGATCATCCAGGCATTCATCGCCGCGGGGATTCCTGAAGACGCCTTCGGGTTTTACCCGACGGACCATGCCGGAGCGGCGGAACTGCTGCGGTGTTGCGAACGCTCAATGCTCTTCGGCGGCAGCGACACAACCCGGCCCTACGAAAACGACCCGCGCGTCGAATTGCACGGGCCCGGATACAGCAAGATCATCCTCGGCCCCGATGCCGCGGACGACTGGGAGAAGTACATCGACATCATGGCCCAGTCGATCGCCGCGAACGGCGGTCGATCGTGCATCAATGCGTCGGGAGTGTGGACGCCAAGAAATGGACGTGTCATCGCCGAGGCACTTTCCGATCGACTGGCGAAGGCGGAAGCGCTGCCGGCCGAGGACCCCCGCGCCGAAATTGCGGCATTCGCCAATCCGCGCATGGCGGAGATGATCTCGCTCTCCATTGATTCGCAGCTTAAGAACGGCGCGATCGACGTGACGGCCGCAAAACGCGGCGGGCCGCGACTCGTTCAGAAGGGGCGTCTTGCATGGCTGCTGCCGACGATCGTGTGGATTGAGCCGGGGACGCCGGCGTCGGGTGCATCGTCAAGCGCCGCGGTCGATCTCCAGGATGAACCATCATGGAAACATCCGCTCGCCAACAAAGAGTTTCTCTTCCCGTTCGCAGCGGTGGTTGAATGCCCTGCTCAGGTCATTCCCGAGGCGATCGGGGATACGCTGGTGGGGACAGTGATTTCGCGGGACCCGGCATTTCTTCGTGCCATGCGTTCGACACCGCATATTGACCGGCTGAACCTCGGGCCAATTCCGACCTACCAGTTGAGCTGGGATCAGCCTCACGAGGGAAACCTGTTCGAACATCTCTACCGGCAGCGGGCGTTTCAGGCAATTCTGGCGTAA
- a CDS encoding TIGR00725 family protein produces MMQQGTLRKPQIAIMGSSEADEHMLRIAEQAGAAVARLGAAIVTGGRGGIMEAASKGCAEAGGLVLAVTPGTDMNEANRFAHYVIPTGLGWARNVITAISGDIIVIIGGACGTLSEIAYAWMYNRPVIALSESGGWAKKLAGQAIDHRRNGEVIVDCKSVNELESILKRMLADPKLRQPKNVSVASLG; encoded by the coding sequence ATGATGCAACAAGGCACACTCCGAAAACCACAGATCGCCATCATGGGTAGCAGCGAGGCCGACGAGCACATGCTGCGGATTGCAGAACAGGCCGGTGCAGCCGTCGCGAGGCTTGGCGCGGCAATTGTCACCGGCGGACGCGGCGGCATTATGGAGGCCGCGTCCAAAGGCTGCGCGGAAGCCGGTGGACTTGTTCTCGCGGTGACACCCGGCACAGACATGAATGAGGCCAATCGATTTGCCCACTACGTCATTCCCACAGGGCTGGGCTGGGCGCGCAACGTCATCACCGCCATTAGCGGCGACATCATCGTGATCATCGGCGGCGCCTGCGGCACACTCAGCGAGATCGCCTATGCCTGGATGTACAATCGGCCCGTGATCGCGCTGTCGGAGTCCGGCGGCTGGGCAAAAAAGCTGGCCGGGCAGGCCATCGACCATCGCCGAAACGGCGAGGTCATCGTCGACTGCAAATCGGTGAACGAGTTGGAGAGCATACTGAAACGGATGCTGGCCGACCCGAAGCTCCGACAGCCCAAAAATGTCAGCGTCGCGTCACTCGGATGA
- a CDS encoding class I SAM-dependent methyltransferase, whose translation MLGREWLGVHQEPSTCMWKSILQRCARSLGYEISRRGKAETYTECPPYGYFTYSPWFEPWFQEKYNRIKDHTCVKEDRCYMIYRFAQTCARLPGDFAECGVYRGGTAALTAGTLVESGIHGKQLHLFDTFAGMPTTADSDPSSHRKGDFGDTSLDHVKGLLRDYPFVTFNPGFIPQTLEAVKDRTFAMAHIDVDLYQSTRDAFEFFYPRMSPGGIMLCDDYGAPAYTEAAKKAVDEFFADKPEKPISLRNGQCFVIKAPA comes from the coding sequence ATGCTTGGCCGTGAGTGGCTTGGCGTCCATCAGGAGCCATCGACCTGCATGTGGAAGAGCATTTTACAGCGTTGTGCCCGATCGCTGGGCTATGAAATTTCGCGTCGCGGGAAAGCCGAGACCTATACGGAGTGCCCACCTTACGGATACTTCACGTATTCGCCCTGGTTCGAGCCGTGGTTTCAGGAGAAGTACAACCGCATCAAGGATCATACGTGCGTCAAGGAAGACCGCTGTTACATGATTTATCGCTTCGCGCAGACGTGCGCGCGTCTGCCCGGCGATTTCGCGGAATGCGGTGTATATCGCGGCGGGACCGCGGCACTGACGGCGGGGACGCTCGTTGAAAGCGGCATCCATGGCAAGCAACTGCACTTGTTCGACACGTTCGCCGGCATGCCGACGACGGCCGACAGCGATCCGAGCAGCCACAGGAAAGGCGACTTCGGTGACACGAGCCTTGACCATGTGAAAGGCCTGTTGCGCGATTATCCGTTCGTGACGTTCAACCCGGGCTTCATTCCGCAGACGCTGGAAGCGGTGAAGGATCGGACATTTGCGATGGCGCATATCGACGTGGACCTGTATCAGTCGACGCGCGATGCGTTCGAGTTTTTCTATCCGCGCATGAGTCCGGGCGGCATCATGCTGTGTGACGACTACGGCGCGCCGGCCTATACCGAAGCGGCAAAGAAGGCGGTGGACGAATTTTTCGCCGACAAGCCCGAAAAGCCGATCTCTCTTCGGAACGGCCAGTGTTTCGTGATCAAAGCGCCGGCCTGA
- the recA gene encoding recombinase RecA produces MDDKRHQALDRALQQIERAYGKGSIMAMDGNVAITRDAISTGALSLDLALGGFGIPRGRVVECFGPESSGKTTLALNVIASAQRADGVCAFIDAEHALDPAWMKRNGVNPETLLVSQPDGGEQALEICDMLVRSNAVDVIVVDSVAALIPKAELEGEMGQAQVGAQARLMSQALRKLTAAIAKSRCIVIFINQIREKIGVMFGNPETTPGGRALKFYSSIRLDVRRIASIKEGDSVIGNQVRAKVVKNKVAPPFRDAQFDIMFDSGISRSGDLLDLGVKYNVIEKQGAWFRYGNVQIGQGRENGKRFLEDNLDLFNEIRLKILDMAGFGPNAIGGNGGSETNAVRTDEDAPAKSDARPATKDNGTPIASKSAPIDRPKGKPAIAVAAAKRPPMKAR; encoded by the coding sequence GTGGACGACAAGCGCCATCAGGCCCTCGACCGCGCCCTTCAGCAGATTGAGCGGGCCTACGGCAAAGGTTCCATCATGGCGATGGACGGCAACGTGGCCATCACAAGAGATGCCATCAGCACCGGGGCGTTGTCGCTCGATCTGGCACTGGGCGGGTTCGGCATTCCGCGAGGCCGCGTGGTCGAATGCTTCGGGCCTGAGTCCAGCGGAAAGACGACACTGGCGCTGAATGTCATCGCCTCCGCCCAGCGGGCCGACGGCGTCTGCGCCTTCATCGACGCGGAGCATGCGCTGGACCCGGCATGGATGAAGCGCAATGGTGTCAATCCGGAGACGCTCCTCGTCTCACAGCCGGACGGCGGTGAGCAGGCGCTTGAAATCTGCGACATGCTCGTCCGGTCCAATGCCGTGGATGTCATCGTCGTGGATTCCGTCGCCGCCCTGATTCCCAAGGCGGAATTGGAGGGCGAAATGGGCCAGGCCCAGGTCGGCGCTCAGGCACGCCTGATGAGTCAGGCCTTGCGAAAGCTGACAGCCGCCATCGCCAAAAGCCGATGCATTGTCATCTTCATCAATCAGATTCGCGAGAAGATCGGCGTGATGTTCGGTAATCCGGAGACGACGCCCGGCGGTCGCGCCCTGAAATTCTACAGCTCCATCCGCCTGGATGTCCGGCGCATCGCGTCAATCAAGGAGGGCGATAGCGTCATCGGCAATCAAGTCAGGGCCAAGGTCGTCAAGAACAAGGTCGCCCCACCCTTCCGAGATGCCCAGTTCGACATCATGTTCGATAGCGGAATCAGCCGGTCAGGCGATCTGCTCGATCTCGGCGTAAAGTACAACGTAATTGAAAAGCAGGGGGCCTGGTTCCGGTACGGGAACGTTCAGATCGGACAGGGCCGCGAAAACGGAAAGCGATTCCTCGAGGACAATCTCGATCTCTTCAACGAAATCCGCCTCAAGATTCTTGATATGGCCGGCTTCGGTCCCAACGCCATCGGAGGAAACGGCGGCTCCGAGACGAATGCCGTCCGAACCGACGAGGACGCCCCGGCAAAGTCCGACGCCAGGCCGGCCACCAAGGACAACGGTACCCCCATCGCGAGCAAGTCGGCGCCCATTGATCGTCCGAAGGGTAAACCCGCCATCGCGGTCGCGGCGGCCAAGCGTCCTCCCATGAAGGCCCGGTAG
- a CDS encoding DoxX family protein: MSPSPTWSIGASAVKTASRYALLGKFFPAAFLIGQSAVALIFVVAGTQKLYYGPGQIMAAFGALGWDASPVVAYSIAIFEVILGCWLATGRFPRVASWFTLICLILFSAMLVQLGQSVGWSEKCGCMGPFSRLTIQESLVRNGALIILIVALLISYRLHRPSS; the protein is encoded by the coding sequence ATGAGCCCGTCTCCGACATGGTCGATCGGCGCCAGTGCCGTGAAAACGGCATCAAGATACGCCTTGTTGGGCAAATTCTTCCCGGCCGCATTTCTCATCGGACAGTCCGCAGTGGCCCTCATTTTTGTTGTCGCGGGAACTCAGAAACTCTATTACGGCCCGGGTCAGATTATGGCGGCGTTTGGCGCGCTGGGGTGGGACGCGTCCCCGGTCGTTGCCTATTCAATCGCAATTTTTGAAGTCATTCTTGGCTGCTGGCTTGCAACTGGCAGGTTCCCGCGTGTGGCTTCCTGGTTCACGCTAATCTGCCTGATCCTGTTCTCTGCCATGCTGGTTCAACTCGGCCAATCAGTCGGATGGAGCGAGAAATGCGGGTGTATGGGCCCATTCTCCAGATTGACCATTCAGGAGTCGCTTGTTCGCAACGGAGCGCTCATCATATTGATAGTCGCTCTACTCATTAGCTACCGCCTTCACAGGCCCAGTTCGTGA